GCGTTTATGGTTGCGTTAGTTAAGTCATTAATGTATTAGACCTTCAACATCCACCTTAAGACAACAGCTATCAATGCATTTAGTCTGGCATGTCTTGAGTAATCCTATTTTCACTGTTTGCATTCACTTAACATGTTGTTTACATTTTCTCAATGGCATATATTAACTGTTTGTTGCAGGAGGGACctcagagaaagaagaggaaatCTGAGGCAGGTCAGGTGGAAGAAAAAGCAGACCTGTTGGCACTGGGTACGGCAGCGGGCACTGTTATCATCTACAGCACATTGAAAGGTGCTCTGCATTGCACACTGGTAAGATTGATGTCACAATTTGATTGACAAATATCTAAGTCTATACTGCTATAGCTACATCTCTTGTGAAATTCTGATTCGTGACTAAGAGATGCTCATTCTGTCCATACAATTGAACAAATGCTGTGCTCAACTTTTTATTGATGAACTTTACCTGGTATTATCTAATTATTTTGCTGCCCAGTTATTGCTTCTAGTAATTTCATTAATTCTGAGTCCGAAACGTTGTTCTTCCCAAGGATGGCGGTCACAGTGGAGGCGTCAACTGTGTGCAGTGGCACCCTGAGGGTAGTCTGTTGTACAGCGGCtcagatgacacacacatcGTAGAGTGGGACCTGCAGACGGGCAAGACGCGTTGGTGAGTATTTGTGTGGTGTGAGGGAACATTGTTTGCCTTGAAGTGTAGAAGAATATAGCATGAGGTTGCACAGACTCACTAATGGTTAAATGGCAGACATTGAGGCCTGAAAGCTAAATAAACATGCATACCCATGAGAAGTCTGGCTATACAGAGATGGTCTTCTTACTACGTAGCTCTGCCAGTTTTCTGCAAGTAGACTTGTGCACTAAGTTACTTAGTAATCATCAAAGAAGTTACTTAAGCATTTGCATGTCACTTTGAGACTGTccgtttattattattaaggatAGGGGAAGGCAAATGTTGAAATGGTAAAGTAATTTCTACAAAGTGATATTGCAACCCCAGATAGCAGCTTATTCATTGAGGCTCATCATGTCTGTATTTGTCCACAGTAAGTGGAAGGCAGACCGTGCATCGGTaaccagtctgtgtgtgagcccaGACGGCAAGCTGCTGCTCTCAGCTGGACACATCATCAAGATGTGGGATCTAGAGACCAAGGAGTTGTACCGGGTGAGTGGGGGGCCTCCTAAGAGAGAGAATGTAAGGTATGACACAAGATAATGGTCGTTAGGCCTTTGTCGGGCACTTGTATGTCATGAAATGGTCTTTTGTCCTCTAGAAACCTGGGACAAGCATTTTATTTCGGAAGAACATGCATTATTTCAGTGAACTTGTCATAGTTTTGTGTAGGCGTATAGGCATTTCAAACAGCCGTAGAAATTAGTTCATACCAAGGGTCCACAATGTCCTCTTTCCTCTAACCGGTTACCACCTCGGTGCGCCTCTTCAGAAATTCACTGGTCACTCAACTGCTGTGACGACCCTGCGCTTTGCTACCACAAGGCCTCCTGAGAGCAACGgtctctacttcctgtctggagcGGCCCATGACAGACTCCTCAGTGTTTGGTGAGTGTGGGCAGCAAACAATCTTGCTCAGATAATACAGTCCTAAGTCTAATTTCATTGGGTCTTAAAAGCTCTTTCAGTGCATTCTTGCTCATGCTTAATTACTAACCTCTAGTTTTAATTGATCAACTACAAACCTAAAAGTGGTTGTGCCTTGTGTAGGGTTGGGTATTGTTTGGGTTTTTACGATACCAGTGCCAAATTGATACTTTTAAAACGGTAACAAAAATCTTTGCATGAATAACTTCTCCCGTTGGTTTCGAGTTGATCTGGCCTCTATTCTTCTGTGTTTCTTGTTCACAGCCTGTGGTTCATAAGTGGTTTTGTATTCCTTGCACCCCTTAAACAATGCAGGCTATGCCACAGTTCAGCATTTCAAGTACAAAGTTCCAAATGTTTAGACAATGCTTCTTACTAAATACTATTACAATCTAAATTCTTGTTACCATTTTACCAGATCAACATTTTTCCTGTTATAGATAATAGACCAGAAAGTTGAACTATTTTCAGTCTTTTTGAGATTCTTTTAAAAGGTTGACTGACATTTGGCCAGTATGAACCTGTCAAACGTCTAAATAGCAATACAAACATGTTTGTCCTGTTAGTCGACATCTGGGGATTGTGGACATGATGATGGCTACTTTTTCACAGTTGTCCGTTTCTGCCCCTACCAGGCAAGTCCGTGATGACGGTAAGGACAAGAACTCTGTGGTGTCCTTTACTCTGACCGACGAGCCCCAACACATTGATCTCTTCACCTCCAACAACAAGGAAGAGGTACGAGTCTGGTAGTAGCAGCAATGTCCTTTGGCTAGACAATGTTCAGCCTGAGGAGCAACATTAGCACATTTCTCTCATCCATCTTCTCCCTGTTCCTTTTGTTTCCTGATTCCAGGCGTTGAGGCTGGCGGTGGTGTGTAAAGACGGGCAGCTGCATCTTTTCGAGCACTTTCTTAATGGGTGAGTACCTTCTGGAATCTTCTCCCATCACCAGGTGTCATATACATTGCCTTCAATGCAGAAATTGTGAAAAGCTGAAAAGTGGCTACAGAAAAGTGGCCCTTGGTGCACAGGTGCAGTGAATGTCCTCAGAAAGAAGCTCATATTGACCATCTGAAATGGCTTAAGAGCACAGAAGCTGTGTTTTCAATAGAAAAGAATGCCTGTTTTCAAAATGTCTAATTGTCtgttccccttctcccttcAGACCCTGCAAGAagcccctttctccctcctgcaCGGTTCAGATCTCTGGAGTGGAGGACTCCCCGGTGCCTGTCCCTCTGCTGGCGGCGGCCCTAGGCGCAGACGCACAGAGTGTGCTTCTGGCCTACGGAAGCCACCTGCAGCCTGTCATGGAGAGGACGGTGAGGACACAGCGTGGCGCGTGTCTGCCTGCCAAACACGGCTTTAGATGAGACGTGTCAGTCCTGTTTTTCGCATGCAGGGGGTTCACGTTGTATTGCTCTCTAGACTTGTCTTGGGTGACTTTGGGTTAAGaactgtgctttgccttcggtcGAGTACTGCAACACAACCCCGTCTCGAGACTGCTTTTTGAAGGTCTTGTCTCGGAATTGACCTCTGTCTCGTAATTCAAGACCACAACAGTCTTGCAGGGATATCACTAAATTGCATTGTCCAATTCTTTTGTTAACTGTGATtggatgtaaaaatgtaatcttCAAATGCAAACAGTAATTGACCCGTTTCTAATTAAAAACTTAAGGGCTGTCATTATCACTGGCCACCCTCACCCCAAGAAAGTGAATGCAGTAGATGGATAATGCTGTTACATTACATCAATGTTAGCTGTATTATGTATACTGCTCCTGACTTTCAAAATATTAACATTAAGTAACATTATTTTTTAATTTAGTGTTGGGAGTAAGAAAATTATCTGGTCTTTGTCTCGCCTTGGACTGGACCCCTCAAATTCCTAGTCTAGGTGTCCATACAGTCTAGTCTTGGTCTCGGTTTAGGTCGTCTTAACTACATTACTGCCTTTAGGCATTGATAATTCCCTAGGTGTGTAGTGAAGAAACATATTTCATGGTACTGATGTTGCCCCTGACCATTTCTTTACCCTGGCCTGTAGGAGATTGACACAGAAGAGAGACACATCTGCCTGACTCGAGATGTCAAGACCACCATATCCCTCTCTGTGGAAACCAGCATATCCAAGGTAACACCTAGCCACAAGCATGTTGATGTCCTTGTCTGCCTGTTCTCAAAGAAAGCAAATGCACGCACTCACAAAGGCCAATATAACTGCAAACTATGTGCTTTGATGGATGTCCTACCTGGAAAATCTCTCCAAATGCCCAATGTAATATTGAACATTGAAGTTGGGTTTGTTTTTCAGTTGCAATCATTTAATGATCATGAGTCGCTTGGTCCATTAAAGTTCTTCTCTTTCAGGTTAAAACTCCCATTGTCAACGCAAAGAGCAAAATTCTTGTCCCTGGACTTCCTGGTCATAAGGCACCTTTAAAAGTGGCTCCAGTGGCatcagagaagaggaaaaagggCAGCGACACCAGAGAGGTAACACTGCGGTGAACTGCTGCAACAAAGGGGAGGAGTTGAGCAGTATGATCTGTCCATGCTCTTTTCAGCTTGTCCAAAGTTCTGCTGTCCCAAGTGACAGCAGAAGCTGTGTGGCCTGCTGACTTTGCCATTGTATTCCGTACATTGACCCATGCACATCCACACAAGTTAAAACAAAGGCATACCCCTGGCCACCTGTCACCATACTTTGTTACTATGGTTCTCAATGTCAGTCGAGGGCACGAGACATTAGTCCTAGCACTAAACCCCTTCTCAAACTTGAACTCCCCCAGATGTCCATAGAGGAACGACTGGGAGAGATcgacctgtctgtgtctggtacTACCAAGGGGACCTCTTCTCTACAAACGGACAACTTTGCCGTGTTGCTCGTGCAAGGCCTAGAAAGCAAGGATAGTCAAATCCTTAATGTGAGTGCGACATGGAGAGTGTATATTGACATAACTAACCTGGTTATTTCTGAATTGGAAGGACGTCTGCACAGATACCAATTGTTTGTTGTGCATGTGTCTTCTACTCCAATAGAAAGTTTTCCAGACTCGGAAGGAGCTGTTAATAAAGAAAACGGTTTCTCGGTTACCCCTACCCGCTGTCTTGCCATTGGTCGAAGAGGTTAGTTTTGAGGACACGCAATGAAACCAGAGAAATGCATCTTTAGTTGACTGTTATGCTTTTAGAAATGGAGCTAGGCGTCATTACAATGTTTCTAAACCTCTTCTGTCCATTCCTTCCTTAGATCACCAAAAGACTGCAAGGACATCCATACACGTAAGTTgcagtttatttttttaccatGATTGTCTCCTAAGGCTTAAGCCCCAGATACTGGAATTGAAACAGAATGGTACATTGGAAATGTTTCTCATGCTTGCATCAAATTTGTCGTCTTGTTTACAGGGCAGTGCTCATTGTACGGTGGCTGAAGGCTGTTCTCGTACACCACACCTCCTACTTGGCCTCGGTGAGTTGTGGTAACAGCAGTCCATGGGTTGTTTTATCCTCACTGTTTTTAGTTGTGTCATGGTTGTCACTCCAATAAAGGCCATATTCTGTCTAGTCGCACCTGTTTTCGGTCTGGTCAATGTGATGGGCCTTCTGATTAGAGAGCTTTATTGAAGTGGTTATGGTCCGATTCAAACCCGAAATTTGTTTGATGTTAAGGCTGGGAGAATGCATGCCAGAACAATCCCACCCACTGTTTTTGAAATTCCCATGTCATACAATAATGTTAGAAAGTAATCCTAAAGTGACCTTTATTTGGCATTCACACAGCCAGCTGAACGGTCGACACATAGTTGAGCTCCAGACGGACAGGGCTTTGACATGATGCACCGCTGCCCGCTaagggggtggagctgggaagCTTCCTATTGTACTTGATTTTACTGATCCATGTTTTCTAAAACAGTTgccagatttggtgtcccagtTGGGGGTGCTGTACCACATGATCGAATGCAGAGTGAAGATGTTCCACAAGTTGACCAAGCTACATGGCAAACTGTTCTTGTTTACAACACAGGTATGTCTGCCCCTGTCGGCATGCAGTGCCAAAGTATTGGGATGGCTTGTGTTTTTGCGTCATTCATCTTTCGTTGCATTTTGAAAGCATTTGTATGTTTACTTTTCCGTTCATAAGGTCACCGTATCTGTTGTAGAATAATCCTCGAGAGATGAATACTAAAGTCCATCATTTCAAACCTGATTTGGAACAACCGCTTAATTGTCTTTTGATTCTCCACCAGGTGGCGACGACTGACAGTAGCAACACAGTCACAGATGTGGACCACACTGCCAAGCTGGTATATGAGGAGGGTAAGTGCCATtgacctttccctctcctcgttACCTCATCAATTCTTCAATTTCTTTAATGTTCTGAAACCACACCTTTACTGAGTCTCCCGTGCTTTAGAAGAGGTTAGAGATGAACTGTGTTGGCCACTTGGCAACCTGAGACTTGTCgatggtgtatatacacattcACTGTTCATGTTAGGGTAATGGTGATAGTGGTGTTTTGAGCATTACAATTCAACTGTAAGGTTACCAAAATGCTTCCTATGTATATAAAGATTTTTAACATTCGTTGAAACAAATCACTTCCCTCTTAAATGTGTGTTAACCTGGATAGATACATAGGCAAATTTGCATTTTCC
The Osmerus mordax isolate fOsmMor3 chromosome 9, fOsmMor3.pri, whole genome shotgun sequence genome window above contains:
- the wdr43 gene encoding WD repeat-containing protein 43: MAADIGSSSLGLPCAFSPKSRQYLALCAQDGRLRIWNTESKTFHQEYVPSAHLSATCTCIAWGPCRTAKEGPQRKKRKSEAGQVEEKADLLALGTAAGTVIIYSTLKGALHCTLDGGHSGGVNCVQWHPEGSLLYSGSDDTHIVEWDLQTGKTRCKWKADRASVTSLCVSPDGKLLLSAGHIIKMWDLETKELYRKFTGHSTAVTTLRFATTRPPESNGLYFLSGAAHDRLLSVWQVRDDGKDKNSVVSFTLTDEPQHIDLFTSNNKEEALRLAVVCKDGQLHLFEHFLNGPCKKPLSPSCTVQISGVEDSPVPVPLLAAALGADAQSVLLAYGSHLQPVMERTEIDTEERHICLTRDVKTTISLSVETSISKVKTPIVNAKSKILVPGLPGHKAPLKVAPVASEKRKKGSDTREMSIEERLGEIDLSVSGTTKGTSSLQTDNFAVLLVQGLESKDSQILNKVFQTRKELLIKKTVSRLPLPAVLPLVEEITKRLQGHPYTAVLIVRWLKAVLVHHTSYLASLPDLVSQLGVLYHMIECRVKMFHKLTKLHGKLFLFTTQVATTDSSNTVTDVDHTAKLVYEEESSDEEEASGDEGLPDEDSDNWEDEEAMEEDKAGKDMDEDGRRESKENGDSDMEPENESEEE